Genomic window (Sphingorhabdus pulchriflava):
AATTGGCGCGCTCGCCGGGCGCTGCCTGTTTGTCGAGTGTCTTTTTGAAGTCGATGGCCCGCATCACCATATCATCGCGCAGTCCCATGCCGCGCGGATCGACTCCACTTGCGAGATGCAGGAAGAGCACGGCATATTTTTCCTGCCCCACCATGAACGAAACCAGCTGCCCGGGCCGCATATGAGTGGTGCCGGATTTATACTCAGTACGCTGGGTGATCAGAGAGGTCATTGTGCGCTTTACGCCGATCAGGATTTCCTGTGTCTGCTGCCCCTCTGTAATCTGGAAGGTATAATTGGGCATGCGCTGCATAAGCGTTTCGAACACGGTTTTGCCTTCGACCTCGAACATCCCGAAAATGTCGGGTTTCTGTTCGGCCAGGAAGGCGACCACCCTGTCCACCCGCGCCGAATCCGGGCCATCGCCCTTGAAATGTTCGACGTTCCACGATGCCACCGAAAACAGTTTCGCCATGTCGATTTTCTTCCGACTCGATAGGATCAGAATGATTGCATAGTCGAACCCAAAAGTCCGTGAGATGCATCACAGCCACACGGCTGCTGACAAAGGCTCCAAGACGCCTTTATCGCGCCGCAAAATCGGTTTAGGGTTTCGCCTGCGTTGCCATTCGTGCGGCGTTCAGGGGAAGGAAGCTAGCGCGGCGCGATGGATATCTACCTGCCTATAGCCGGGCTGTCGGTGAACATCTTCGTGATCATCCTGCTCGGCGGAGCCGTGGGGATGCTGTCGGGCATGTTCGGCGTTGGCGGCGGGTTCCTGACGACGCCGCTGCTGATCTTTTACGGCATCCCGCCGATGGTCGCCGCAGCCTCCGCTTCGACGCAGGTGACTGGCGCGAGTGTGTCAGGCGTCTTTGCGCATATGCGACGCGGCGGGGTCGATTTCCATATGGGCGCGGTGCTGGTGGCCGGCGGCTTGCTAGGTACGATTTTCGGCGCTGTTCTGTTTGAGGTGCTGGAGGCGTGGGGCCAAATCGATACGGTCATCAACATTCTCTACACGGTTTTGCTCGGCAGCATCGGCGGCATGATGGCGAAGGAAGCCTGGCAGAGCGTTTCCGCCACGCGCAGCGGAAAGCCGCTGCCACCGCGTAAAAGACGACACCACCCACTCGTCGCAAATCTGCCCGGGCGCTGGCGGTTCTACCGTTCGGGGCTGTATATCTCGCCATTGGCTCCGCTGATCCTCGGCTTTCTGACAGGTATCCTCACCATGCTACTTGGTGTGGGCGGCGGGTTTATAATGGTCCCCGCGATGCTCTACATCCTTGGCATGAGCGCCAATGTCGTGGTTGGCACGTCGCTGTTCCAGATTTTGTTCGTCACCATGTCCTCGACGATGGTGCACAGCCTGACGACGCGCGCGGTCGATATCGTTCTGGCGGTTTTTCTGCTGATTGGCAGCGTCACCGGCGCGCAGATTGGTGCAAGGCTCGCGCAACGGATGCGGCCCGATTATCTGCGGCTCTTGCTTGCGGCAATCGTGCTGATTGTCGCTTTGCGCATGGCGCTGGGTCTGGGTTGGCAGCCCGATGAAATCTACACGGTGCAGTTTCTGTGATTATGCGGCTGCTCCTTATTCTTGCACTGCTTTTCCCGCTTCCTGCACTTGCGCAAACGGCGGTCGAGCCCAAGCTGGTTCCCGATGTGTCGCAGCGCAACATCAACATCCAGTCGCGTTTTACCGGCGCAGAGCTGTTGCTTTTCGGGGCAATCATCTATCCGCGTGGCGTAGCACCCGAAGGGCAAGTCGACGTGGCAGTCGTTCTGCGCGGCCCGACACGGCCTATCATCTTGCGTGAAAAGCAAAAGGTGGCGGGCATCTGGGTCAATGCCGAAAGCATCGATTTCCGTTCAGCCCCAGCCTATTACGCCATCGCCTCCTCGCGCCCGATCGACAAGATTGTCGATGCACGGACCGCTGCGATTTACGAACTGGGGCTAAAGCGCCTGCAACTGTCGCCCACAGGTGAAATCCAGACCAGCGAAGTTCGGCGCTTTACCAACGGTCTGGTCGACCTCAACCGGCGTGACGGGCTGTTCGCCGAAGCGGCAGGTGCTGTCGATATCACCGATCAGGTTCTGTACCGTGCGCGTCTGACTATACCGTCGAGCGTGCCCGAAGGCCGCTATGTCGCTGAAACGCTGCTGATCCGGAATGGCCGGGTGATTGTTGCTGACGACAGCGTGGTGGTTGAAATCAGTAAGACCGGGTTCGAGCGTTTCATCACGATCATGGCGCAGGAATATGGCCTGCTCTATGGCGCATTTGCCGTTCTGATTTCGCTCTTTCTTGGCTGGTTTGCGGGCTATGTTTTCCGGCGGCTTTAGGCAGAAAATCGTCGCGGTTATCCATTAATTAACTTTGCCGACCTAGCTTTCGAAAGGAAGCAATAAGGGTTAGCACATGACAGATAATTTTCCCGGTCGCGGTTTTGGGAATGCGCAGCCGTTTCAGCCATCGAGTGACGACGCCGCTGCAACCCGACCGGTATCCTATGCCCCTGCCAATCCTGCGCCACGCCCACCCGTCCAGCCGACCAGTGGACAGCAAATGCCACCCGCTCAGGGTCATGCCCCGTCGCAACCCGCACCCAGTCCACATATGTCCGCTACAGCAGCAGCACCGGCCCAGCCTTCAGCTGCTTTGCAAAGCGCGCCGCGTCCGGCGGTTGCGCCCGCATCCCAAGGTGCTGGACAAAATGA
Coding sequences:
- a CDS encoding endonuclease/exonuclease/phosphatase family protein, coding for MAKLFSVASWNVEHFKGDGPDSARVDRVVAFLAEQKPDIFGMFEVEGKTVFETLMQRMPNYTFQITEGQQTQEILIGVKRTMTSLITQRTEYKSGTTHMRPGQLVSFMVGQEKYAVLFLHLASGVDPRGMGLRDDMVMRAIDFKKTLDKQAAPGERANYIFLGDLNSMGLEYPGHNIPSTDELNKWDKETKKAKYKMRRLPKTHANSWSNGSTSSIPDSALDHVFAADHLTFKTFAAADGSQAEVAVRGWTDATTPAAKDKWIKDHSDHSLLYFEVHG
- a CDS encoding TIGR02186 family protein codes for the protein MRLLLILALLFPLPALAQTAVEPKLVPDVSQRNINIQSRFTGAELLLFGAIIYPRGVAPEGQVDVAVVLRGPTRPIILREKQKVAGIWVNAESIDFRSAPAYYAIASSRPIDKIVDARTAAIYELGLKRLQLSPTGEIQTSEVRRFTNGLVDLNRRDGLFAEAAGAVDITDQVLYRARLTIPSSVPEGRYVAETLLIRNGRVIVADDSVVVEISKTGFERFITIMAQEYGLLYGAFAVLISLFLGWFAGYVFRRL
- a CDS encoding sulfite exporter TauE/SafE family protein, whose translation is MDIYLPIAGLSVNIFVIILLGGAVGMLSGMFGVGGGFLTTPLLIFYGIPPMVAAASASTQVTGASVSGVFAHMRRGGVDFHMGAVLVAGGLLGTIFGAVLFEVLEAWGQIDTVINILYTVLLGSIGGMMAKEAWQSVSATRSGKPLPPRKRRHHPLVANLPGRWRFYRSGLYISPLAPLILGFLTGILTMLLGVGGGFIMVPAMLYILGMSANVVVGTSLFQILFVTMSSTMVHSLTTRAVDIVLAVFLLIGSVTGAQIGARLAQRMRPDYLRLLLAAIVLIVALRMALGLGWQPDEIYTVQFL